aAGTGTGCAAACTAACACTTTGTTTTTGTTGGTAGGAGATCATTGCTTGAGAGAaacctcttctctttctctcccacccacctgccattgaTTGTAAAAAGAAGTCTTGGCCCTTAAAGGAGCAGTAAATGAGGTGGGATTGTTTTTGCAAATATAGAGTAAGATTATAAAGTCCCAGGAGAtagaagggacatctagtccaaacccctgcaatgcaggaatcttttgctcaatgtggggctcaaactcacaactctgagattaagagtccaatgctctactgactgagctagggagacagagagaggatGGCATCTGGgtgtaaagcagtggttcccaaactttcccggccacttgaaaattgctgaggctcctgtagcaattgtaatgtgttGTACTAGCGGTCCATGGAGGACTGCTGTTTGGGAACCCCTCTTATGCCGCCCTCTAGTGGTGAAACAAAACAACCGTAGAAATACGGCTTGGTGTGACTGGCTATGACGAAAAATGGGAATGGTAGGGTTTTGATTGTGTTTGCTGTCCTCTGGGTGCTTAAAAGTTGAGCTTGTATTATCTGATTGCATTCTGGATTGAGGGGACAGGGAGGTCAGGCCACTTGGTATTATTAATTTCTAGCCCACCTTTCTGGAGGAGGTCTCCGTCCGTGATGTTTAAGAAGAGGTTAAAAATAAGTACTAGGCAAACCCTACTAGTACTGCCACACAATATAAGAAAACTTGATTGATCGTTGTGAGTTCATATAAACTTGCATATGACAATACTTCTAAAGAAACAAGCGTACTTTATTAGGTAATGCACACTTGCGGTTGTTGCAGCATACATCTTAAAAAGATATTTCCCTTCTCACACACAGGAGGGAATGTTTTGTCTAAGAGAGCCCTTTctacctgctttttaaaaagaagtacttactctccccaccccctgcgaGTTGCTGGCCAATAGAGATGAACCCCGGCCTAAGTTACCCAAAATGTTCAACTGACTGTCAGTGAAACATTGCAGCCCTGGTTAAAACGTGAGGCAAAACCACTGCCCTCAAGAAGCAGGAAGATGGTCCTACAGTACTTCTACAAAAATCCTGGAGGTGGGTTTTCTCAGAGGAGGCAGCAACATGGTGCCATGCATCTAATCTGGGAGCTGGGAGGCAACGCGGAGAAGGGCGTCAGCAGGTCGTGGGGGCAGAGAGGTGACTGGCGTGCAAGAACTTGGCAAGAGGGTGAGCTTAGTGCTGCCCAGGCAGAATCAAGGCAGCAGGTGGAACCTGGCTAGCCAAAAGCAAAGCCCATTTGGAGCTGGCAGGCTGACTTTCTGCcctgagtttgggggtgggtggtgtTTAATAATGCCCTGAGGATCCACCCATTAAAAAACTGAAGGGTTTAAAAAAGACCAATGAAACAAAGTCCAGTATGACCGATGGAGAACAGCTATTGGTTGGGTGGCAGTGGAAAGGCAGGTGCTATTTCTTCACAATCTGCTCCAGCTCTGAGATGCGCCGTTCCTGTTCTGAGACCGTGGCTTGAAGCCGCTTCAGGTCCTCCGAGAGCTGCTCCAGAGCTGGACTCTGTGGGGAAACACAACACAAGCTTCAGTTCTGACCCACAGCAACTGGTTCTTCCAGCTCTGACTCTGTCCCTTATTCTGATGCCCCTCGGGCCCAGACCCACTGGCTCTGCTCTGGGGGTGGCCCGTAATCTAGATCTTGGGCTCTTTCCCCTTCTTACCCCTGGCGCTGTCCCTTCGTGGGAATGTTGGCTTCTTCTGGGCCCTTGAAGGAGGGTCTGGTTGACCTTGAACTCTCTAGTCTTCTGGGGTGTGTAGCCGTCCTTGAGGGAGATGAGAATGGGGCTGGTGTTCTTCCCCGACAGCCACTCTTGGGAGGTCAGGGCAGCATCTGGGCCAGCTGTGTCAGGATACAGGTCCTCTTGGAACAAGTCTGACTGCAGAGAAGGGACACAAAGACACAGGCTGAACAGAAGGGGCAGATCGATCTAAAAGGGAGCTCCCACTCTGTTAATGGGAAGAGAGAGCAGCCGTTCCTCTCCCTCAGGGGGACTCCTCCTGGGCCTCTCTGTCCACCCTTCTGTCAAGAGATTCCTGAAAGAGTCCCTCcaaacttcatttatttttatttatttcatggcaTTTACATACcgcttgaaagaaaagaaaagaaaaacaccaaagtTGTTTATGAAAAGTTGAGAAGAACAAATCCAAactcatacaggtgaaactcataaaattagaatatcgtcgaaaagtgcatttatttcagtaatgcaacttattattttttatttcccttttaatattgacaaatgctttcttttggaaattccacagtaataaaacaaatagttacaataatacaaaaataaacatcgctattacatttaattgattacattccatttataattgactcgccataacgacaaataattacaattacaataaataaaggtttgacatatcttgctttgcatgtcatgcatctatctcatatattggtttcaccttttaagttgcgttactgaaataaataattttcaaagtttcacctgtatgtcaaTGGGGTGAAATGGATGCCTCAATTACATAGAACAAGGCTAGAGAATTATTtaggggccacattcccctctGGGAAGCCTTTGAGGAGCCACATGCTAGAGGTGGGAgggaccagagacaaaagtgggtggagcaataaatgcaaattttgcctttgAACAGAAGTTGAGTTTCTGCAAAGACACACTGTGGATCTCCCCATCCTCCACGATTTACAGAAGCCAAGAATCTCCGCTTACCTTCCGAGGCACAGTCATTGCAATGGGTTCACATTTCCTCTCGTGGAGCTTGTAAAACCTGGGAGAGGCAAGAAACACTTCTGGTAAGGATGAGccttggaggggagggagatgagtgcccctaaaccaggcatccccaaactttggccctccagatgttttggactacaattcccatcttccccgaccactggtcctgttagctagggatcatgggattgtaggccaaaacatctggagggccaaagtttggggatgcctgcctaaacTAAAGCCCAATAAtccaaggtgttttgtttttgccttgaTCAAGGAGGaagggtggtgcagtggttagagaagCATTGACACAACATGgtactggctgggctgatgggagttgtagtccaaaacatctggagggacggtGGATAGGTGTTTCAGACCAGGACTAGCAAAATGGGGATTCAAATCCTCACCcaactatgaagctcactgggccagtTACTATTTCTTAACCCAGGAATGGATAACCTGTGTCCctgtggatgttgttggactgcagctcccatcagccccaagtcAGCATGGccgatgatcagggatgatgggagttgcagtccatcaaCAAATAGAAGGCAACGGGGCAGCTAAGTTTACCTGGTAGGGTGTTGGGAGGATAAAAAGAGGCAGGAGGAAAGGGACCGGGAATGCCCTCCTTTGGGTGcggggtgggaagaggaagagaCACGAACGCATTCACAAAATACCTGGCAATCTCGCACTTGCTGACATCCAAGCCTCGCTTGGGCATCCAGCCTCCTCCTCGCTGCGACTCCTTGGAGGCGAACATGGATAAGTAGTGCACAAAGGGCGCCTCTCCCGTGAGCTCAAAGTAACGGATGCTGCTGTCTCCCTGCAACAACGCAGGTAAATACAAGGGTTTGATTCATCCTCGGCAttccagagctttcccaactgtaaacccccctcttcctccctgtgaGCTGAGATGCCCTTTCTAACAATTCCAGTGAAGGATGCGAAATTCTGCCCTCTCTTTAGAAGAAGTTTCTGTCCCCCTCGTCCTCTCTTGAAATGTTGGTTTCAAGCTCCCCCCTGCGCTCTTCTCTCTAGCAGATCACCACAATCCCCTCAATTAGCATCACAGAAATCGTGAACGGCTCCCTCCTCCACAGTTCTGCTTCTAAATACCGACAGCCCCATCCATCCAGGGCTCACCTTGCCGGTCAGGTAAACCACGTTGGTGTCTGGATCATAGTAAGGCAGAAGGACTCCACTGCTTGTGTCTAGCTCCTGGAGGGTTAAGGGCTCCTCAGGTTTCCTCTGCAGAGTAAAAGTGAGATAGCAAGTTAAATTTAAGTGGGTGGGCCCAAGAGTccaaggaggaagagaggctTCAGGACTAGAAATCCCAAGTTGAAGGCAATTCTGCTTATGCAGGAGAAGCATATATTCTCATGTGGTAGGTATCCCCATCGCTGGATGAAGGGGTTCTCGAACCACAAAACATGGGGTTTTATCCAGCAAGGCTCCactccaggggtaggcaaactaaggcccaggggccggattcagcccaatcgccttctgaatccggcccgcggatggtccgggaatcagtgtgtttttacatgagtagaatgtgcccttttatttaaaatgcatctctgggttatttgtggggcctgcctggtgtttttacatgagtagaatgtgtgcttttatttaaaatgcatctctgggttatttgtggggcataggaattcgttcatcccccccccctgcaaaatatagtccgtccgcccccccacaaggtctgagggacagtggactggcccccggctgaaaatgtttgctggccCCTTCTCAACTCATTGAGATTAAGGAGCGTAAATTAGCCACATGTATTAACTTCAGTAATCAGTAGGTCTACACTGAGGACGACTAGACTGGAGATGACCCATGGTTGCAAGCTCATAGTACAGTAGCCAAGAGACCTGTAACAAGAgactcagggcttttttccagctagaACTAGCTTCCAACATCTCTCAGTTGGGTGCCATGGCCATTATAAGATAATAagcattcatggtgaattctggcacctctttttccagaaaaatagcccTGAAGAGACTGAACTCTCAATTAGGAGACATTTCCAGCAGAAAAAGGCGGTTTTAGGTCAGCAGCCTCGGTACCAACATTCAGTCTGTAATGTGGGCATAACAGCTGGTCTATTTTACAGAGATTTTTGTCAGAACTGCTGACAAAATTAATGGGAACCACATGCTTTATAAGCAAGCAAAAGTGCAaaataaatgctacattattcAACAATCTTGTTCAAAAGAAACTAATGAGCACTAACTAGAGTACATGTGATAATGCACACAATTCCccaaatcgtgtgtgtgtgtgtgtgtgtgtgtgtgtgtgtgtgtgtgtatctgactGCTAATTTGCTGCTGCATCTGTGGGGACTGCAGTCAACAAAAGCTTAAAGGCCGTTAGTGGCCTTTGAGGTGCCACAAGACACCTCGTCGTTTTCACTGCAACAAACCAACATGCCCACTGCTCTTTTGGAATCTGAAACGTGTACTACTGTACTTGTCTTTTAAAAGGTTTTCTTTGTTTAATTATGTAGAGGAGGAGGGCTCAGGTGACGGTGTAATGCCCCAATAATATAGGTATATCCTTTTATTAGCAAGCCTCCCTTGAAGTAGGGGTGGGTTTCCCCTTCTCCTTTATGGCAACAAAAGATACACATCCTGACAATCGGAGAGGACAACCCTCCTTTCTTCTCACCaggtcccacagcgccacctgacgCTCACTCATGCGGCTGAAGCCCGTTGTAAAGAGCTTTCCGTCATTCACAGTAATAGCCCGGACAGGACGTGAGCCCTCGTGTGGGCGGGGCAGCTCCTGTTGGTGGGAAGAAGAGACACGAGGAAGCATCAGATAAAGCCAACACTTTAGCCACACCTATTCCAggtaggggatgcgggtggcgctgcgggttaaaccacagagcctagggcttgccgatcagaaggtcggtggttcgaatccctgtgacggggtgagctcccgttgctcggtcccagctcctgccaacctagcagttcgaaagcacgtcaaaatgcaagtagataaatagggaccgctccggcgggaaggtaaacggcgtttccgtgtgctgctctggttcgccagaagtggctttgtcatgctgcccacatgaccctgaaaaactTTCTGCGGACAGtaagtcgtctgcgactggacctaatggtcctttacctttattccaggTAGGCTCCGCCCACACCTATAAATTGCCACTCGCTAGGGAGACAGGGGATGCCTCATTTCCTCCCTGCCATGCCCAATGGTTGTCCCTTGCTCACAGCTTTACAAATTCAGAGCTCTCTAGTTAAATGGGTTGCCACCAGATACCCAATGAAGCATCTCTCCCTGCTTAATCAACTTACGGCCATTGAAGACGTTGCAACGGCCGCAATCCgagatgcccccccccttaaagcaCGAGGCAGAGTCATGGGTGATGTTTCTATAGGTGGCCAATAAGCTTTGACAAAGTGGAGCCTTCGACAAGATGTTGCCACTGGCTTCTAGACcctccatcccatcccatcccatcccggGTTGTCGCCAGTCAGCATTccgtgcccactgagcatgctcagtcctaaTTACACTACCTGGGAGGGGGAAGTCTTTCTGGTGTATTCCCctaaagtgtttgtttgtttgtttgtacttctgcaaacattgggtgtccccccccccctactgctACCTACTGCTGATGGAGTGGCACTGTCAGAAAATCAAGATCACTGTAagtattttatatgattttgcatggggttggactagtaCCGGTATTgatttaccgtattggcctgaatataagcctcacttccccccccccaaattctgaccgcgAAAAGAGTttaagtgtggcttaaattcggcACCTTACAAAATGGCTGTTacgatatcactgctgaaacagacatacggtaaaatggaacgggtgtgagtactgcggaattttaagggagcggcttatatttgggccaatacagtattatTCTTTAGCTTGTTTTGGCTTTGTTATCACTTCTtttttggaaaattcaataaaaagctgttgagaacaaaaaaaaatatattctgtgtGGGAGTTAAGAAGGAAGTCTGCATATAAGCCAGGcgtcctcaaacttggccctccagatgttttgaggctacaattcccatcatccctgaccactggtcctgctagctaaggatcatgggagttgcaggccaaaaacatctggaggagggcCGAGtgtgaggaagcctgatataagCTGTGGGACCTCTGATTCCCAGATCAAGCAACAGGGGGCAGCTAACTTCATCTGGCCCTGCCTTGTGAGATTCTGCTGTTGGCAGATCAAATGCTGGGCCAGAGGGACCTTTAGCTAGTTTTAGTTAGGGAATTATTCACTTGGTCTTGTATATTGATCTAGATTTGCCCCTCCTGCTACTGCAGGACACAGACTTCCCCAGCTTGTACTTACGTTGGCAACGGCGCCTCCCGCTCGCGGGTCGAACACCCGGACGCGTTTGTCCCGGCAGGCCGTGCACAGCAGCGACCCGTCCTGGTTCCAGGCCGCGCTGTAAATGGCATCTGGGTGCATCTCGTCCATGGAGAGGGCCGCCTGCCCGACCCCCACGTCCCAGACCATCACTGCATTGTCACAGCCTGCAAAAGACAGCAAGGCCATCAATAACAAAGGACCGGCAATGGAAGGGAGAGAGGGTTGCACCCCAGCCAGATTGTGAGTGCGCCGCCTCTGTGAGCCCGCACACCTGCTGCTCATTACCTGCGCTCAGCAGGAGGTTCTGCGCCGTCGGGTGCCACGCAACAATCCCCACCCGCTTGGAGTGGCCTTCGAGGGTCACCAGAGGATCGCTCAAGGACCTCACGAGGCCGGTTTCAGGCACTGCCCAGACCTGAAAGCAAGCCACCAAAGAGAATGGAGGACATTGGGAGCAAGAAGCATCCCCCTCCGTCGCTCCCAGCCATGCCTGTATCCCCTCCACTTTTGCCCATCTGCAGGGGCAGCCAGACCCATAAGCAAACCAGGAAATGGCCTGTTGGGGGCTATATGTTTGCCAGTGTGTGTGATCTGGGTGAGAAACACCCCCTGGGGTGTCAGAGAAGCTTTTAAGGCGCACCCCTTGAATTATTGCACTGTGCCATTGCTATTTATCTGGgcttgcagggggtgggaataAATCCTAACAAGGGGGACAGCCCTTCTCACCTGCCAGATGAATTCTTTTCTAGGTGACCTTTGGGTTGTTTTCAACTTTCACTCGGGGAACAgccgctgaaatcaatggatctaACTTGATTATGGCCATTGACAGATCCatacatttcaatgggtctactatgacacaggtggcgctgtgggttaaaccacagagcctagggcttgctgatcagaaggtcggcggttcgaatccctgcgacggggtgagctcccgttgcttggtctcagctcctgccaacctagcagttcgaaagcacctcaaaatgcaagtagataaataggaaccgctacagtgggaaggtaaacagcgtttctgtgtgccgctctggctcgccagaagcggctttgtcatgctggccacatgacctggaagctgtacgctggctccctcggccaataatgcgagatgagcgccgcaaccccagagtcggtcacgactagacctaagggtcaggggtcccttcaccttttacTATGAATAAAAGTTAGTTGAAGACAACACTTTATCTCCCCCTTGAAGACCCACCCCCTTGACTTTTGGAACCCTTTCATGGATAGTTGgctataaggtaaaggaccccgacagttaagtccagtcgcagacaactctggggttgcggtgctcatctcacttcaggccgagggagccagcgtttgcccacagacagctttccaggtcatgtggccagcatgactaaactgcttctggcgcaatggaacaccgtgacggaaaccagagcgcatgaaaacgccatttaccttcccgccgcagcggtacctatttatctgcttgtactgggtatgctttcaaactgctaggttggcaggagctgggaccaagcaatgggagctcaccccgttgtggggatttgaactgccaaccttctgatcggcaagcccaagaggctcagtggtttagaccacagcgccacccgcgtccatataccgtgtttctcatattataagacatgtcttatatttattttttcctcaaaaaaacacactatggcttattttcaagggatgtcttattttttcctcctcctcctgccgcagccggcattgctactgcgcctatcactatgtcttattttcggggtatggcttatattccttgaatgcttaaaaatcctgctatggcttattttatgggtatgtcttaaaatatgagaaacagggtagttggcTATGGTGTGGTGctggtaacgccaaggttgcaggctcaATCCCCGTAAGGTacagctgcatcttcctgcatttcagggggcagACAATATggtcctcaaggtcccttctgtgattctatcattctatgtgtTCCACCCTATTCCCTTTGTATCTGCCTACCCATCCCATGCCTTTTCTCCCCAGCTTCCTGAGTGCAGGGGAGGGGTGGAGTGACAAAGGGgagggtaaaaaaaaaccctcatcccCTGTCTGGAAGCATCCTAAGCTCCTCCCCGAACATCTCCCTCTAAGCCCCACCCACTTGTCTCCTTCTGCCCTGCTCTTGGCAAAGGAGCCTCGCTGCTCCCACTCACCATAACGCTGCAGTCCTCAGATCCACTGGCAATGATGTGGTCATTGTGGGGGCACCACTCCACATCCAGTACGGGGGCTGTGTGCCCCGAGACCACCGGGGCCGCCTTATCCAGGCGGCCAGTCTgcaaaaaggaggaggggagagagggccaAGTGAGTTTGACTGGATATATTTCAGGGTCAAAAAGCCAATACTTTAAATCTCTTACTTATTGCCAGCAGCTAGACTTGTGATAAGCCTGGGGGAAAACCTGAAAGGGGCACCCATATCTAATTGACTTAATAGAGTTTGGCAGCTGGCCCCAGTAGAGAAAGTGGCCGACAAAGAGATTGAGACATAAAAGACTCATTTACAACGGAAGGGTCCTTTTCTTATGATTACATAAATAATGAAAACAACCCTGAACTTTTGCAGACATCCAGATTTTGGGGGTTGTCCCAGGTCAgtagttctcaaagggtgtggtacTCCATGCAGGAGTGGATGGCAAGGaatattcaaggacaatcaaagaaacatttaaacaattCAGTAATATATTCAGTAATATAGTAtattgatgaggccctaagctactgaaggtaatggggccctttatatgtccagctgtcctttgtcaacaacaaaatgtcactgtttttgtattgaatatatgctatatggtaatttatggacctacagtggtacctcagtttatgaacacaattggttccggaaatctgttaataaactgaagcgttcataaactgaagcgaactttcccattgaaagtaatggaaagtggattaatccgttccagacgggtccgtggagtactcaacctgaagcatacttaacccgaagcatgggtgtaattggttccggaagtctgttcataaactgaagcgttcataaactgaagcgaactttcccattgaaagtaatggaaagtgaattacgtaatccgttccagatgggtccgcagacttcgtaaaccgaaaattcgtaaaccgaggtgttcataaactgaggttccactgtaataggtatctaaagccatttgctgtatgtaggttttgttttattttttatttttatcttatatttttgaaatgtacatccaggttttttcccctttacattttttttggggggggggctaagccactGAGTATAGcatcaaaatgatttttttggatatacaaccagaaacagtatctactttggtgctgctaatacagccgtttgacttcaccctgagaggcacactccattgtttctccagatggacagatgccaacaacagctaggagttgtttcattttgtttcccaatgtatttcttacTAATAACTTTTTTGTTGTGAcactgaaagtgtggcccagagaaaaaaaaaGTTGGAGAACCAATTAATTCACAAAAGGCAGTTAAAATCCCACAAATGAACGGTGTTTATTTCCAGTGCCTCTCAATGAAACTAAAGCACGGTCTCCCCCTCTGGTTATGGGCCTGCAATAAACCACATTACGCAaactacctgccccccccccagctctaacCGTAGACACGTAGGAGATTCCACAAACCATGCAAAGGTTTGGAAATCCAGAAGGAGCTCGCCGCAACACAAGCATATCTATAACGGCAAGGAGGAACTAGGAGTCCTAGACTCCAACGTTCCCCCAGTGCTGACTTGCCAGCCTAGTTCCCCCTTCTTCCTGGCAGGTCTTGGCTGCCTTCCCTGACTTAACAGCAGGCAGAAATTGTTCTCAACTGCTCTCCAGTGTTGGCAGATGGCACAGGCTCAAGTTTCAAGCAGAGTTGGGGGGGTGCGTTCCAGGTAAGGCCCCAACTCTGCTGTAACTCATTCCGGTGGTGGCTCTCCAATCCAGATCTGGGTTTCTCAGACTTTAGAGCTGAGATGTAGAACCCTGTGTGGCCCTCTTGACaattctggactacaattcccattatccctggcaacttgccatgctgactggggctgatgggagttggagttcgaTAACGTCGGGGGCAGGACCTAGGTTCCCTTATCCCCTGCTTGTAGAGATTAAACATATTACAGTACGAAGATTAAGCATATTACTTTTCTGCCATGATGCAGTGCCTGCTCTAGAATTTTGAGGGGTGAGATTTGGCCCACAGATCTCCAGAGTCGCCCCCATTTGCGCGGCCAACCTCTTGCCATTGTCGCCGCGTCCCAATCGCTCGCCCT
The window above is part of the Zootoca vivipara chromosome 13, rZooViv1.1, whole genome shotgun sequence genome. Proteins encoded here:
- the CORO1A gene encoding coronin-1A, producing MSRKVVRSSKFRHVYGQPVKADQCYDDIRVSQMTWDGNFCSVNPKFLAIVVEASGGGAFLVLPLSKTGRLDKAAPVVSGHTAPVLDVEWCPHNDHIIASGSEDCSVMVWAVPETGLVRSLSDPLVTLEGHSKRVGIVAWHPTAQNLLLSAGCDNAVMVWDVGVGQAALSMDEMHPDAIYSAAWNQDGSLLCTACRDKRVRVFDPRAGGAVANELPRPHEGSRPVRAITVNDGKLFTTGFSRMSERQVALWDLRKPEEPLTLQELDTSSGVLLPYYDPDTNVVYLTGKGDSSIRYFELTGEAPFVHYLSMFASKESQRGGGWMPKRGLDVSKCEIARFYKLHERKCEPIAMTVPRKSDLFQEDLYPDTAGPDAALTSQEWLSGKNTSPILISLKDGYTPQKTREFKVNQTLLQGPRRSQHSHEGTAPGSPALEQLSEDLKRLQATVSEQERRISELEQIVKK